The following coding sequences are from one Enterococcus sp. 4G2_DIV0659 window:
- a CDS encoding V-type ATP synthase subunit A: MQTGRIIKVSGPLVMAENMSDASIQDICHVGDLGVIGEIIEMRGDVASIQVYEETTGIGPGEPVVTTGEALSVELAPGLISEMFDGIQRPLDTFAEVTESNFLSRGVQIPALDRDKKWLFEPTVSLGDEVSAGDIIGLVQETKVIPHKIMVPYGVSGTVKEVKKGEFTIEETIYIIETATGEQEFTMMQKWPVRRGRPIYEKLNPDVPLLTGQRVIDTFFPVTKGGAAAVPGPFGAGKTVVQHQIAKWADVDLVVYVGCGERGNEMTDVLNEFPELIDPSTGESVMERTVLIANTSNMPVAAREASIYTGITIAEYFRDMGYSVAIMADSTSRWAEALREMSGRLEEMPGDEGYPAYLGSRLAEYYERAGQVVALGKDHREGSITAISAVSPSGGDISEPVTQNTLRVVKVFWGLDATLAQKRHFPSINWLQSYSLYESEVGKSLDQKLQVNWSEMVMEGMRILQEESQLEEIVRLVGIDSLSDKDRLTLEVAKSIREDYLQQNAFDDVDTFTSREKQYKMLRLILTFYKEGQEALALGAYLSELMNGTVELRDQIARSKYVPEDQIERLDGLVDEIKLTLKQIVADGGMSHD; this comes from the coding sequence TTGCAAACTGGTAGAATTATTAAAGTATCCGGTCCTTTGGTTATGGCGGAGAATATGTCTGATGCAAGTATTCAGGATATTTGTCACGTTGGTGATCTAGGTGTTATTGGAGAAATTATTGAGATGCGGGGCGATGTCGCATCTATTCAAGTATATGAAGAAACAACAGGAATTGGACCGGGGGAGCCGGTTGTTACAACAGGAGAAGCGTTATCAGTTGAGTTGGCTCCGGGGTTAATTTCTGAGATGTTTGATGGGATTCAACGTCCGTTAGATACATTTGCAGAAGTAACTGAAAGCAATTTTTTAAGTAGAGGAGTTCAAATTCCTGCGTTGGATAGAGATAAAAAATGGTTATTTGAGCCAACTGTTTCACTAGGCGATGAAGTGTCAGCAGGAGATATTATCGGACTTGTTCAAGAAACGAAAGTAATACCTCATAAAATCATGGTTCCTTATGGTGTCAGTGGGACTGTGAAAGAAGTTAAAAAAGGCGAGTTTACCATAGAAGAAACAATTTACATTATTGAAACAGCAACAGGTGAGCAAGAATTTACAATGATGCAAAAATGGCCAGTACGTCGTGGGCGTCCGATTTATGAAAAACTAAATCCAGATGTGCCATTGTTAACAGGTCAACGTGTCATTGATACGTTTTTCCCTGTAACCAAAGGTGGAGCAGCAGCCGTTCCAGGTCCTTTTGGGGCAGGAAAGACGGTTGTGCAACATCAAATTGCTAAATGGGCAGATGTTGATTTGGTAGTCTATGTAGGTTGTGGCGAACGCGGCAATGAAATGACAGATGTGCTAAATGAATTTCCTGAATTAATTGATCCAAGTACAGGAGAATCTGTAATGGAACGGACGGTATTAATCGCTAATACGTCTAATATGCCCGTAGCGGCTCGGGAAGCTTCTATTTACACAGGAATCACAATTGCTGAATACTTCCGTGATATGGGCTATTCTGTAGCAATTATGGCAGATTCTACTTCACGTTGGGCTGAAGCGTTGCGTGAAATGAGCGGGCGTTTAGAAGAGATGCCAGGTGATGAAGGATATCCTGCTTACTTAGGAAGCCGTTTAGCAGAGTATTACGAACGTGCGGGACAAGTTGTGGCTTTAGGGAAAGATCATCGTGAAGGAAGTATTACTGCAATTAGTGCGGTGTCTCCATCGGGTGGGGACATTTCTGAGCCAGTCACTCAAAATACATTACGGGTGGTGAAAGTTTTTTGGGGATTGGATGCAACATTGGCGCAAAAACGTCATTTTCCATCAATTAACTGGTTGCAAAGTTATTCATTATATGAATCTGAGGTCGGCAAGTCTCTTGACCAAAAGCTACAAGTAAACTGGTCTGAAATGGTAATGGAAGGCATGCGGATTTTGCAAGAAGAGTCTCAGCTTGAAGAAATTGTCCGCTTGGTCGGAATTGATTCTTTATCAGATAAAGATCGTTTAACTTTAGAAGTCGCTAAATCAATTCGTGAAGATTACTTACAACAAAATGCTTTTGATGATGTGGATACATTCACTTCAAGAGAGAAACAATATAAAATGCTACGCTTGATTTTAACATTTTACAAGGAAGGACAAGAAGCGTTAGCTTTAGGTGCTTATTTGTCAGAACTTATGAATGGTACTGTTGAGCTGAGAGATCAAATTGCACGTAGCAAATATGTGCCAGAAGACCAAATTGAGCGCTTAGATGGGTTAGTTGATGAAATTAAGCTGACCTTGAAACAAATTGTAGCGGACGGAGGGATGTCTCATGATTAA
- a CDS encoding V-type ATP synthase subunit F: MAHKIGVIGDRDSVMPFKFFGFEVVYAISAKQVRETIESMAKNQFGVIFITEDASVLATETIERYKSEVTPAIILIPSHNGTKGIGLKEIQDNVERAVGQNIL, translated from the coding sequence ATGGCACATAAAATTGGTGTGATTGGTGATAGGGATTCTGTTATGCCGTTTAAGTTTTTTGGTTTTGAGGTCGTCTATGCCATTTCTGCAAAACAAGTGAGAGAAACGATTGAGTCAATGGCAAAAAATCAATTTGGTGTGATTTTTATTACAGAGGATGCATCAGTATTAGCTACAGAAACAATCGAACGTTATAAAAGTGAAGTAACACCTGCGATTATCTTGATACCAAGCCATAATGGTACGAAAGGGATTGGATTGAAAGAAATTCAGGATAACGTAGAAAGAGCTGTTGGACAAAATATTTTATAA
- a CDS encoding V-type ATPase subunit: MKETAYNQINPLIRLKETELLSNTQYEQLLHAKSIEELKDSLKNTVYGNYMLDDFVERFEYIYANEKGKLYEWLYEMAPEPEVVTIYTSRLTFHNLKVLTKAEVTGKELEYLFIYDGCYSLETVKSAIHTRMSTELPEFLMTAINEVLDYLQESNLLQAIDIMYDRSFLTYQRQLAEKLGNQDILNEVMAFIDLTNISTMARGIIQEQHENFLSTVLSSSGSIPKEQFLAYTGQSLATFTDFVLTTTYGRLVGSSVSPETKELDLVIFEKIKDDYLTRMYEKAKVVAFGPLPLLAFLNAKEVEWKNLRLILVGKRSNFPVEVIRERMRITDGT; the protein is encoded by the coding sequence ATGAAAGAAACTGCGTACAATCAAATCAATCCTTTGATTCGTCTGAAAGAAACAGAGCTTTTGAGTAATACTCAGTATGAGCAACTATTACATGCTAAAAGCATAGAAGAACTGAAAGATAGTTTGAAGAACACTGTTTATGGCAATTACATGCTTGATGATTTCGTTGAGCGTTTTGAATATATCTATGCAAATGAAAAAGGAAAATTATACGAATGGCTGTATGAAATGGCACCAGAGCCTGAAGTTGTAACGATTTATACATCACGATTGACTTTTCATAATTTAAAAGTGTTAACGAAAGCAGAAGTGACTGGCAAAGAGTTAGAATATTTGTTTATTTACGATGGTTGTTATTCCTTGGAGACTGTTAAGAGTGCTATCCATACTCGAATGTCTACAGAACTACCTGAATTTCTAATGACTGCAATTAATGAGGTGTTAGATTATTTACAAGAATCTAATTTACTCCAGGCAATTGATATTATGTATGATCGAAGTTTTTTAACCTATCAACGACAGTTAGCTGAAAAGTTAGGGAACCAAGATATCTTGAATGAAGTAATGGCTTTTATTGATTTGACTAACATTTCAACTATGGCCAGAGGGATTATTCAAGAGCAACACGAAAACTTTTTATCTACGGTATTATCAAGTTCAGGAAGTATTCCTAAAGAGCAGTTTTTAGCTTATACAGGACAATCATTAGCTACATTTACCGATTTTGTATTGACAACGACTTACGGTAGACTTGTTGGATCAAGTGTTTCACCGGAAACGAAAGAACTTGATTTGGTTATTTTTGAAAAAATTAAAGATGACTATCTAACCAGGATGTATGAGAAAGCAAAAGTTGTTGCTTTTGGTCCCTTACCGTTACTTGCCTTTTTGAATGCGAAAGAAGTTGAATGGAAAAATTTGCGTTTGATTTTAGTCGGGAAGCGAAGTAATTTCCCTGTAGAAGTTATTAGAGAAAGGATGCGGATAACAGATGGCACATAA
- a CDS encoding V-type ATP synthase subunit E has product MDAIEKIVEQILEKGQAEVEALQQTETQRIDQEFQEQEEALFLQESTMIKKNEVQADKAFKQKQNRQQLEIKQATLNKKQGYLEQLFSESIERMNHWTEVEFQNFAQQIIAQLPFEGEAIIRLGEFSKEKLTEQWLSEHSTEQIRLVLASETIAGVGGFVVAKAGIEYNFLFPILVQEVKKIESFHIAEMLFN; this is encoded by the coding sequence ATGGATGCAATTGAAAAAATTGTCGAACAAATTCTAGAAAAAGGTCAAGCCGAAGTTGAAGCATTACAACAAACTGAAACCCAACGTATTGATCAGGAATTTCAAGAACAAGAAGAGGCGCTTTTTTTGCAAGAGAGTACGATGATCAAAAAAAATGAAGTACAAGCCGATAAAGCGTTTAAACAAAAGCAAAATCGTCAACAACTAGAAATCAAGCAAGCGACATTGAATAAAAAACAAGGCTATCTGGAACAACTGTTTTCTGAATCAATTGAACGCATGAACCACTGGACTGAAGTTGAATTTCAAAACTTTGCACAACAAATTATTGCGCAGTTGCCGTTCGAAGGAGAAGCAATCATACGATTAGGTGAGTTTTCAAAAGAAAAACTCACTGAACAATGGCTATCAGAGCACTCAACTGAGCAAATTAGACTTGTGCTGGCAAGTGAAACAATCGCTGGTGTCGGAGGTTTTGTTGTAGCTAAAGCTGGGATTGAGTATAACTTTTTATTTCCAATTTTGGTTCAGGAAGTAAAGAAAATAGAGAGCTTTCATATCGCAGAAATGTTGTTTAACTAA
- a CDS encoding V-type ATP synthase subunit K, with protein sequence MIDYLINNNGGIIFAVLGMAMATILAGIGSAKGVGFTGEAAAALTTEQPEKFGQALILQLLPGTQGLYGFVIAFLIFINLDNSMSMVQGMDYFVASLPIAFAGLFSGIAQGRVAAAGIQILAKKPEHATKGIIYAAMVETYAILGFVISFLLVLNVK encoded by the coding sequence ATGATTGATTATTTAATTAACAACAATGGTGGAATTATTTTTGCAGTTTTAGGAATGGCAATGGCAACAATTTTAGCTGGGATTGGCTCAGCTAAAGGAGTAGGCTTTACTGGTGAGGCAGCGGCGGCACTAACAACAGAACAGCCTGAAAAATTTGGTCAAGCGTTGATTTTACAATTACTTCCAGGTACACAAGGCTTGTATGGATTCGTTATTGCCTTTTTGATTTTTATCAACTTGGACAATAGTATGTCAATGGTTCAGGGAATGGATTATTTTGTTGCATCACTGCCAATTGCCTTCGCAGGTCTTTTTTCCGGAATCGCTCAAGGACGTGTAGCGGCGGCTGGTATTCAGATTTTGGCGAAAAAACCAGAACATGCAACTAAAGGAATCATCTACGCTGCAATGGTTGAAACATATGCGATTCTTGGGTTTGTTATCTCATTTTTACTTGTACTAAATGTGAAGTAA
- a CDS encoding V-type ATP synthase subunit I, translating to MAVNKMEKMTIIAAAEKEENILQLIQGLQTIEIKDFFHSNVDSSYVKEHFSSTMMPMDNTKKKRYQTMLTEIQEALIFIERYAPSNAKKKSLKRQVSTLSLLEESFDEQTINRYLSEIATLKKELTLIESTRKELHAKEEWLTRWQYLDIVPRNNSLETTAILLGTINTANQTVFLSDMKNVDSVYVEEIYHSPNHVYYSLIYLKSQQMAVTEVTARYSFQPFDYPYDVLPKEAYLKNKSELVQLVEEEKELKTRLSTVRNYLTELYQAEEMTYAYIHREAAKKHLLNTSYFVLMQGWIPVDEKAALTLALQEEHLESEVYVAFDQPSDEEIKKDIPVKLKNNSLVAPFEMLTEMYSLPKYDEIDPTPIMTPFYMVFFGMMVADIGYGVLMLLGAFLARKLIVLPREMKRFADFFLILSFPTIIWGFIYGSFFGASLPASIGGINLPFPILSTTEDVNTILILSVIFGFIQLMTGLMVNGIELTKRKRYLESIGESFAWQGLLVGILIAVLGMLILDNDGVVMAGVIVSVISAVSIVIVPIFQTKSKVKGLAKGLYGLYGLTGYIGDLVSYTRLMALGISGGSIAAAFNMLVAFMPPVARFTVGIVLIVALHALNLFLSLLSAYVHGARLQYVEFFGKFYTGGGRAFQPLKTEEKYMNIEKKSKVKK from the coding sequence ATGGCAGTCAATAAAATGGAAAAAATGACGATTATTGCCGCTGCAGAAAAAGAAGAGAACATTCTTCAGCTGATTCAAGGCTTGCAAACAATCGAGATCAAAGATTTTTTTCATTCGAATGTAGATAGCTCTTATGTAAAAGAACACTTTTCTTCAACAATGATGCCAATGGATAATACAAAAAAGAAACGCTATCAAACAATGCTTACAGAGATTCAAGAAGCGCTTATTTTTATAGAACGATATGCGCCGAGTAATGCTAAAAAGAAATCGTTAAAAAGACAAGTATCTACATTGTCTTTGCTTGAAGAATCATTTGATGAACAAACTATTAACCGCTATTTAAGCGAAATAGCTACCTTAAAAAAAGAGTTAACGCTCATTGAATCAACACGAAAAGAGTTACACGCCAAAGAAGAATGGCTGACACGTTGGCAGTATTTAGATATTGTTCCACGAAATAATTCCTTAGAAACAACAGCTATTTTATTAGGTACAATCAATACAGCGAATCAGACTGTTTTTTTGTCTGATATGAAAAATGTGGATTCCGTCTATGTAGAAGAAATCTATCATAGCCCAAATCACGTTTATTACAGTTTGATTTATCTAAAAAGCCAACAGATGGCTGTAACAGAGGTGACAGCGCGATATAGTTTTCAACCCTTTGACTATCCATATGATGTGTTACCTAAAGAGGCATATCTTAAAAACAAATCCGAACTTGTGCAGTTAGTAGAAGAAGAAAAAGAGTTGAAGACACGTTTATCTACTGTTAGAAATTATTTAACAGAGTTATATCAAGCGGAAGAAATGACCTATGCATACATTCACAGAGAAGCCGCTAAAAAACATTTATTGAATACTTCTTATTTTGTTTTGATGCAAGGATGGATTCCAGTTGACGAAAAAGCTGCACTAACGTTAGCGTTGCAAGAAGAACATCTTGAAAGTGAAGTCTATGTGGCGTTTGATCAGCCATCCGATGAAGAGATTAAAAAAGATATTCCTGTTAAGTTGAAAAACAATAGTTTAGTAGCGCCTTTTGAAATGTTGACTGAAATGTATAGTTTACCAAAATATGATGAAATTGATCCAACACCGATTATGACTCCTTTTTATATGGTATTTTTCGGTATGATGGTAGCTGATATAGGTTATGGTGTGTTGATGCTTCTTGGTGCATTTCTGGCTCGTAAATTAATCGTTTTGCCAAGAGAGATGAAACGTTTTGCAGATTTCTTTTTGATTTTATCTTTTCCCACAATTATATGGGGTTTTATATATGGTTCATTTTTTGGTGCATCATTGCCTGCATCTATCGGTGGTATCAACTTACCATTTCCTATCTTATCAACGACAGAAGATGTCAATACAATTTTAATCCTGTCTGTTATTTTTGGATTTATCCAATTAATGACTGGTTTGATGGTCAATGGCATCGAATTAACCAAGCGTAAGCGTTATTTAGAAAGTATTGGTGAAAGTTTCGCTTGGCAAGGGTTGCTAGTCGGGATTTTGATTGCTGTGTTAGGGATGTTAATTCTTGATAATGATGGTGTTGTTATGGCTGGTGTGATTGTTTCTGTGATTTCAGCGGTTTCGATTGTTATCGTTCCTATTTTCCAAACAAAATCTAAAGTAAAAGGATTGGCCAAAGGATTGTATGGTTTGTATGGTTTAACGGGCTATATTGGCGATTTAGTAAGTTATACGCGTTTGATGGCTCTAGGAATTTCGGGTGGAAGTATTGCTGCGGCTTTTAATATGCTAGTAGCATTTATGCCGCCAGTAGCTCGTTTTACAGTCGGAATAGTGTTGATTGTTGCCTTACATGCGTTGAATCTCTTTTTAAGCTTGTTGAGTGCTTATGTTCATGGTGCTCGATTGCAGTATGTAGAGTTCTTCGGAAAATTTTATACTGGTGGCGGTCGCGCGTTTCAGCCGTTAAAAACGGAAGAGAAATACATGAATATTGAAAAAAAATCAAAAGTCAAAAAATAG
- a CDS encoding helix-turn-helix domain-containing protein: MNIIDTLRFFRLKLKLTQKEMMPDYTDPSTYSKIESHRRSLKVSELEEILSHISINTEEFFNFATFDKEQQNFRKYFYYCANHLENKSTKQKLLSYYFSLVSKEKKTLRELSNYIAIKNFFHIHWHEVDEITPEEITTTLNELLNKSFYLQYDYVITSNLIRFLNAKEADLLIAKMFPIKFEEQRDFTTKKFALNILINLISLKLYAKDYDGAEKMIKLAKKQDKQNENYHFKLNLQYLNNLLNYLLEGEPIYMERVYDFIHLLENAGDIAHANNVKKEVKMLTHERDSEKMLKNYTVGLLKES, from the coding sequence TTGAATATCATAGATACTTTACGTTTTTTTAGATTGAAACTAAAACTCACACAAAAAGAAATGATGCCTGATTATACGGATCCATCAACATATTCAAAAATCGAAAGTCACCGACGTTCCTTGAAAGTAAGTGAACTAGAAGAAATACTGAGCCATATATCTATCAATACTGAAGAATTTTTCAATTTCGCAACTTTTGATAAAGAACAACAAAACTTTAGAAAATACTTTTATTATTGTGCTAATCATTTAGAAAATAAAAGTACTAAGCAAAAATTACTAAGCTATTATTTTTCACTAGTAAGTAAAGAAAAAAAAACATTGCGAGAATTATCAAATTACATCGCAATTAAGAATTTTTTCCATATACATTGGCATGAAGTTGACGAAATTACTCCAGAAGAAATTACCACTACTTTAAACGAACTATTAAATAAATCGTTTTATCTTCAATACGATTATGTTATTACAAGTAATCTTATTCGCTTTCTCAACGCTAAAGAAGCTGATTTGCTTATTGCCAAAATGTTTCCAATTAAATTTGAAGAGCAACGAGATTTCACTACGAAGAAATTCGCTCTTAATATCCTAATTAATCTAATTTCTTTAAAGTTATATGCTAAAGATTACGATGGTGCGGAAAAAATGATTAAATTGGCAAAAAAACAAGATAAACAAAATGAAAATTATCATTTTAAATTGAACTTACAATATCTAAATAATCTTTTAAACTATCTTCTTGAGGGTGAACCAATTTATATGGAGCGCGTTTATGACTTTATTCATCTATTAGAAAACGCTGGAGATATTGCTCATGCAAACAATGTAAAAAAAGAAGTAAAGATGTTGACCCATGAAAGAGATAGCGAAAAAATGCTGAAAAACTATACAGTTGGATTATTAAAAGAAAGTTAA
- a CDS encoding YfhO family protein produces MKTNITKAPFVIVTILLGISLVSIFPYFLNDSIFSQDDLLFHRTRLESYYQAVKHLNFFPRVFQNMGLNFGYAADLFYPSILLFPFALFRIIGIDFVASYYLYQLLISFITASTAYYFMYSIKQSNKMALLFSCFYTLSTYRLIDQSVRAALGETLAFSILPLLVLSIYSIFYTNTQRWQLLGISMSLLIASHLITALYSFIFLVAFILIQWKKCQWAQIQNLLKSGALAIGLSAWFLLPYFEQVYHTIFNFSKVQLWATGLNFSLGDLFVNSLSSMSAPFTDLKPNIGLLLLGTVVIALCCYPKLTPTNKKLTLLAICSIGLATNIFPWALFKVSILATIQFPWRLLLFTSFFTSLLAVCLMEQFHLLSTKNVLILLGLSSFLTLSFNMNNIEKSMVQNNLTVTNKNVTSFYESEIGHGKEYLVKDTDFKKYFSSPTLFLDGVPYENSPSQTLTKYNYDQYILRTNGTQEVQLPKFYYIGYEVKDNQKVIQYYNKDGVVAVKLPKGIHTVTISYKKTTIQKLSTLFSLLLAGFLILNRWIRRNQLSDK; encoded by the coding sequence GTGAAAACTAACATAACCAAAGCACCCTTCGTTATAGTAACGATTTTATTAGGAATCAGTCTCGTTTCAATCTTTCCTTATTTCTTAAATGATTCCATTTTTAGCCAAGACGATCTTCTCTTCCATCGAACAAGACTGGAAAGTTATTACCAAGCAGTAAAGCATTTGAATTTTTTCCCAAGAGTATTTCAAAATATGGGGTTAAACTTTGGTTATGCCGCAGATTTATTTTATCCATCAATTCTACTATTCCCTTTTGCTTTATTTAGAATCATTGGCATCGACTTTGTTGCCTCTTATTATTTGTACCAGCTACTAATTAGCTTCATTACTGCAAGCACTGCATATTATTTTATGTATTCAATCAAACAGTCAAATAAAATGGCTCTTTTATTTTCTTGTTTTTATACATTGTCTACCTATCGTTTGATCGATCAATCTGTAAGAGCTGCGCTTGGAGAAACCTTGGCATTTAGCATTTTGCCATTATTAGTATTAAGTATCTACTCAATTTTTTATACAAATACACAGAGGTGGCAATTACTAGGCATCAGCATGAGTTTACTCATCGCGAGTCATTTAATCACAGCTTTGTATTCCTTTATATTTCTCGTGGCTTTCATCTTAATTCAATGGAAAAAATGTCAATGGGCTCAAATTCAAAATTTACTCAAATCAGGAGCTTTGGCTATTGGATTATCCGCATGGTTTCTGTTGCCTTATTTTGAACAGGTTTATCATACAATATTTAATTTTAGCAAAGTACAATTATGGGCTACTGGGTTGAATTTTAGTTTAGGAGACTTGTTTGTAAACAGTCTTTCTTCAATGAGTGCTCCTTTCACAGATTTAAAACCAAATATAGGTTTACTGTTGCTCGGAACAGTGGTGATTGCTTTGTGTTGCTATCCTAAACTGACGCCTACCAATAAAAAACTTACTCTATTAGCTATCTGTTCAATAGGACTTGCTACAAACATTTTCCCATGGGCACTGTTTAAAGTATCTATATTAGCAACAATTCAATTTCCCTGGAGATTGTTACTGTTTACGTCTTTTTTCACTAGTTTGCTTGCCGTTTGTCTAATGGAGCAGTTTCACTTACTTTCTACTAAAAATGTTCTTATATTGCTTGGACTATCGAGTTTTCTAACGCTTAGTTTTAATATGAATAATATAGAAAAAAGTATGGTCCAAAACAACCTAACTGTTACGAATAAAAATGTGACTAGTTTCTATGAATCTGAGATTGGTCATGGAAAAGAATACCTAGTAAAAGATACCGATTTCAAGAAATATTTTAGCTCTCCTACACTATTTCTTGACGGCGTTCCTTATGAAAATTCACCAAGTCAAACGTTGACAAAATATAACTATGACCAATATATTTTGCGTACAAATGGGACGCAAGAAGTGCAACTCCCTAAATTTTATTACATCGGTTACGAGGTTAAAGACAACCAGAAAGTGATTCAATACTATAACAAAGATGGCGTAGTGGCAGTCAAACTGCCAAAAGGAATTCACACAGTGACTATTTCTTATAAAAAAACAACTATCCAAAAACTATCTACTCTTTTTTCACTCTTATTAGCTGGTTTTCTTATTTTAAATAGATGGATTCGAAGAAATCAACTTTCTGATAAATAA
- a CDS encoding DMT family transporter: MLGYVYLVIAIISEVIATNLLKATDGFSKLLPSLECLIVYIVCFYSLSKAITYIPLNVAYALWGAVGIILITLFSVIYWKEQINLPTIIGIGFIIIGTVLVNIFGTGH, translated from the coding sequence ATGTTAGGATATGTATATCTGGTTATTGCAATAATAAGCGAAGTCATAGCGACCAATTTATTAAAGGCAACAGATGGATTTAGCAAACTTTTACCATCGCTAGAATGTTTGATTGTATATATCGTTTGTTTTTATAGTTTATCTAAAGCAATCACATATATTCCGCTAAATGTAGCGTATGCATTATGGGGAGCGGTAGGTATCATTTTGATTACCCTTTTTTCTGTCATTTATTGGAAAGAACAAATCAATCTGCCAACCATTATCGGCATTGGATTTATCATTATTGGTACGGTTTTAGTCAATATATTTGGTACTGGTCATTAA
- a CDS encoding Y-family DNA polymerase, whose amino-acid sequence MKFDYNKEDRRDVLCIDVKSFYASVECVQRGLHPLREMLVVMSHSENTSGLVLASSPMAKKKLGVSNVMRKWDLPDHPELKIVPPRMKLYIEENMKINSIYKTYVAEEDLLIYSIDESFLDITASKHLFASTSYELARKIQRRIYDETGLYVTVGIGDNPLLAKLALDNAAKYNRDFVAEWRYEDVPETVWKIHPITEMWGIGNRTAKRLELFGIKSVYDLAHANQYLLKERIGIIGQQLHAHAWGIDRSKLSDTYTPREKSYSNSQILPRDYLKKEEIEVVIREMTDQVAARIRRHHAQTKCVSLFIGYSIGYLDSKGKKGFHQQLKIPVTSSTKLLTTYCLELFRQNWQGQEIRHVGITYSHLVYTDSVQLDLFHDPNEQVQDLKLDLLIDTIRKKYGYTSLIHANSITKGGTAVSRASLVGGHAGGMDGIQE is encoded by the coding sequence ATGAAATTTGACTATAACAAAGAAGATCGCAGAGATGTCTTGTGTATTGATGTTAAATCATTTTATGCATCAGTTGAATGTGTACAAAGAGGACTTCATCCTTTGAGAGAAATGCTTGTTGTAATGAGTCACTCAGAAAATACCAGTGGTCTTGTCCTAGCTTCCTCACCAATGGCAAAAAAAAAGCTAGGGGTGTCAAATGTGATGAGAAAATGGGACTTACCTGATCATCCAGAGTTAAAAATCGTTCCACCTCGCATGAAGCTTTATATAGAGGAAAATATGAAAATCAACAGTATTTATAAAACTTATGTTGCTGAAGAAGATTTACTTATTTATTCTATCGATGAATCTTTTTTAGATATCACTGCCAGTAAACATCTTTTTGCTTCAACCTCCTATGAGTTAGCAAGAAAAATCCAAAGACGTATTTATGATGAAACAGGTTTGTATGTTACTGTGGGGATTGGCGATAACCCTCTCCTCGCAAAGCTCGCATTAGATAATGCAGCAAAGTACAATCGTGATTTTGTCGCTGAGTGGAGATACGAAGATGTTCCTGAGACAGTGTGGAAAATTCACCCTATCACCGAAATGTGGGGAATCGGAAATCGGACAGCAAAACGTTTAGAACTATTTGGTATAAAATCCGTATATGATTTAGCACATGCAAATCAATATCTACTTAAAGAACGAATAGGCATTATCGGTCAACAATTACACGCACATGCTTGGGGAATCGATCGAAGTAAATTATCAGACACCTACACGCCAAGAGAAAAATCTTACAGTAATAGCCAAATATTGCCGAGAGACTATTTAAAGAAAGAAGAAATTGAAGTAGTGATTAGAGAAATGACCGATCAAGTTGCAGCAAGAATCAGACGGCACCATGCACAAACAAAGTGCGTCAGTTTATTCATAGGCTATTCCATAGGTTATCTAGATTCAAAAGGTAAAAAAGGGTTTCATCAACAACTCAAAATTCCAGTTACCAGCAGCACAAAACTATTAACGACATATTGTCTTGAACTTTTTAGACAAAATTGGCAAGGTCAAGAGATACGTCATGTTGGAATTACCTATTCTCACCTTGTATACACCGATAGCGTACAGTTAGACTTATTTCATGATCCAAACGAGCAAGTTCAAGATTTAAAACTAGACTTATTAATTGACACTATTAGAAAAAAATACGGATATACGTCACTTATCCATGCAAACTCAATAACAAAAGGAGGAACTGCCGTTTCAAGAGCTTCTCTTGTTGGAGGTCATGCTGGAGGAATGGATGGTATTCAAGAATAA